A single genomic interval of Neisseria leonii harbors:
- the lpxB gene encoding lipid-A-disaccharide synthase, producing the protein MREYKRPVIAVSVGEASGDLLGGHLLEALRRRCPNARFVGIGGPRMTAQGFESLYDQEKLAVRGFAEVVRKLPDILRIRKGLIRDMLALQPDVFVGIDAPDFNLAVEERLKRAGIPTVHYVSPSVWAWRRERVNRIVHQADRILCLFPMEPTLYRAAGGQAEFVGHPLAQTLPVAADKAAARQQLRIEPWRTVFCLMSGSRVSEIDYMAPLFFQTAKLLLARYPSAVFLLPVATAATRARLQEILAGDDFKHLPVRLMNAHADLACTAADVVLVTSGTATLEVALCKRPMVISYRISPLTYAYVKRKIRVPHVGLPNILLGKGVVPELLQHEAVPEKLAAAVAEWYESPRDTAALQRDFENLHLMLKKDTAALAAEAVLRAAKIL; encoded by the coding sequence ATGCGGGAATATAAACGGCCGGTAATTGCCGTCAGCGTGGGCGAGGCTTCGGGCGATTTGCTCGGCGGCCATTTGCTCGAAGCTCTGCGCCGCCGCTGTCCGAATGCCCGGTTTGTCGGTATCGGCGGCCCGCGCATGACGGCACAGGGTTTCGAGAGTCTGTACGATCAGGAAAAACTGGCGGTGCGCGGCTTTGCCGAAGTGGTACGCAAGCTGCCCGACATTCTGCGTATCCGCAAAGGGCTGATACGCGATATGCTGGCTTTGCAGCCCGATGTGTTTGTCGGTATTGACGCGCCCGATTTTAATCTGGCGGTGGAGGAGAGGCTCAAACGCGCGGGCATTCCCACCGTGCATTATGTCAGTCCGTCGGTGTGGGCGTGGCGGCGGGAGCGGGTGAACCGGATTGTACATCAGGCGGATAGGATATTGTGCCTGTTTCCGATGGAGCCGACGCTGTATCGGGCGGCAGGCGGGCAGGCGGAATTTGTCGGTCACCCGCTGGCGCAGACCCTGCCTGTGGCAGCAGATAAAGCAGCGGCGCGGCAGCAGCTGCGCATAGAGCCGTGGCGTACCGTATTCTGCCTGATGTCCGGCAGCCGCGTGAGTGAAATCGATTATATGGCACCGCTGTTTTTTCAGACGGCCAAGCTGCTTTTGGCGCGTTATCCGAGTGCCGTATTCCTGTTGCCGGTGGCGACCGCCGCCACCCGCGCCCGTTTGCAGGAAATTTTGGCCGGCGATGATTTCAAACACCTGCCCGTCCGACTGATGAACGCCCATGCCGATTTGGCCTGTACCGCTGCCGATGTGGTGCTGGTTACCAGCGGGACGGCCACGCTCGAAGTGGCTTTGTGCAAGCGGCCGATGGTCATCAGCTACCGCATTTCGCCGCTCACTTATGCCTATGTGAAACGGAAAATCCGCGTACCGCACGTCGGCCTGCCCAATATCCTGCTGGGCAAAGGGGTTGTGCCGGAATTATTGCAGCATGAAGCCGTGCCGGAAAAACTGGCCGCCGCCGTTGCCGAATGGTACGAATCGCCGCGCGACACCGCCGCGTTGCAGCGGGATTTTGAAAATCTGCATCTGATGCTGAAAAAAGATACCGCCGCCTTGGCGGCCGAAGCCGTCTTGCGTGCGGCAAAAATATTGTGA
- a CDS encoding glycosyltransferase, whose amino-acid sequence MVHNSVGNQIARLTPWQRREADKADVYQVLLPGFVAQAGRFLSTEIVCIGNAVPQVEERDCADLAAHRPPFKIVTVGRIEPEQKQTLVLVRAFAEIARDYPDWQLHYYGPVSDAAYHHQIRRYIDHHGLSQQIVYGGTTQDVLSVLRTADIFGFPSAHEGFSLALTEAMAAGLPAVGFAAAEGVNDLIEDGVNGLLAKDEAGFAQCLASLMRDAGLRQTLGRAAHESMKAYSPDSVWQQWEQLLAGLVARRRR is encoded by the coding sequence ATGGTGCACAATTCCGTCGGCAACCAAATCGCGCGGCTGACCCCGTGGCAGCGGCGGGAGGCGGATAAAGCCGATGTTTATCAAGTGCTGCTGCCGGGCTTTGTGGCGCAGGCCGGACGGTTTTTATCTACTGAAATCGTGTGTATCGGCAATGCGGTGCCGCAGGTGGAGGAGCGGGATTGTGCCGATTTGGCGGCACACCGGCCGCCGTTTAAAATAGTAACGGTCGGCCGGATTGAGCCGGAACAGAAGCAGACGCTGGTATTGGTGCGGGCATTCGCTGAAATCGCGCGGGATTACCCCGATTGGCAGCTGCATTATTACGGCCCGGTCAGCGATGCGGCATATCATCATCAGATTCGGCGGTATATTGACCATCACGGTTTGTCGCAGCAGATTGTGTATGGCGGTACCACGCAAGATGTGTTGTCCGTATTGCGTACGGCCGATATTTTCGGCTTTCCTTCGGCTCATGAAGGGTTCAGCCTGGCACTGACAGAGGCGATGGCGGCAGGACTGCCTGCGGTCGGTTTTGCGGCTGCCGAAGGGGTGAATGATCTGATTGAGGACGGTGTGAACGGTTTGTTGGCAAAAGACGAAGCCGGGTTTGCGCAATGTCTGGCTTCGCTGATGCGGGATGCCGGATTGAGGCAGACGCTGGGGCGGGCGGCACACGAATCGATGAAAGCGTACAGCCCGGATTCGGTTTGGCAGCAGTGGGAGCAGTTGCTGGCCGGTCTGGTTGCACGGCGCAGGCGGTAA
- the lpxA gene encoding acyl-ACP--UDP-N-acetylglucosamine O-acyltransferase, protein MTLIHPTAVIDPQAQLDSSVKVGAYTVIGPNVKIGAGTEIGPHAVIDGHTEIGGNNRIFQFASLGAQPQDKKYRGEPTRLIIGNGNTIREFTTFNTGTVTGIGETRIGDDNWIMAYCHLAHDCVVGSHTVFANNASLAGHVTVGDYVILGGYTLVFQFCRIGDYAMTAFSAGVHKDVPPYFMAAGYRAEPAGINSEGMRRNGFTAEQIARVKDVYKTIYLRDLPFEAAKAEVLRRAESEAELAVFAGFFAQSSRGIIR, encoded by the coding sequence ATGACCCTGATCCACCCTACCGCCGTGATTGATCCGCAAGCCCAGTTGGATTCGAGCGTCAAAGTCGGTGCCTATACCGTGATCGGACCGAATGTGAAAATCGGTGCCGGTACGGAAATCGGCCCGCACGCCGTGATTGACGGGCATACGGAAATCGGCGGGAACAACCGCATTTTCCAGTTTGCCAGTCTGGGTGCGCAGCCGCAGGACAAAAAATACCGTGGCGAGCCGACCCGCCTCATCATCGGCAACGGCAATACCATCCGCGAATTCACCACGTTCAACACCGGTACGGTAACCGGTATCGGCGAAACCCGCATCGGCGACGACAACTGGATTATGGCCTACTGTCATCTGGCGCACGACTGCGTGGTCGGCAGCCACACCGTGTTTGCCAACAACGCCTCGCTGGCCGGCCATGTTACCGTCGGCGACTATGTGATTCTCGGCGGTTACACGCTGGTGTTCCAGTTCTGCCGCATCGGCGATTATGCGATGACGGCGTTTTCCGCAGGCGTGCACAAAGACGTGCCGCCGTATTTCATGGCGGCGGGCTACCGTGCCGAACCGGCGGGCATCAACAGCGAAGGTATGCGGCGCAACGGTTTTACCGCCGAGCAGATTGCACGCGTGAAAGATGTCTATAAAACGATTTATCTGCGCGATCTGCCGTTTGAAGCGGCCAAAGCCGAAGTGCTGCGCCGTGCGGAAAGCGAAGCCGAGCTGGCCGTGTTTGCCGGTTTCTTCGCCCAATCGAGCCGCGGGATTATCCGTTGA
- the fabZ gene encoding 3-hydroxyacyl-ACP dehydratase FabZ — protein sequence MNIQLPIEAREIQNYLPHRFPFLLIDRVTAAEPGQSLTAIKNVTINEHFFQGHFPEMPVMPGVLIVEAMAQACGVLAVISQGAAARQEGEVTLFAGLDNVRFKRPVLPGDQLVFEVELLAHKRGIGKFHAVAKVDGQLACEADIMCAQRQAS from the coding sequence ATGAATATTCAATTACCCATCGAAGCCCGCGAAATCCAAAACTATCTGCCGCACCGCTTCCCCTTTTTACTGATTGACCGCGTAACCGCCGCCGAGCCCGGCCAATCGCTGACCGCCATCAAAAACGTCACCATCAACGAACATTTTTTCCAAGGCCATTTTCCCGAAATGCCTGTGATGCCCGGCGTGCTGATTGTCGAAGCCATGGCGCAGGCCTGCGGCGTGCTGGCCGTCATCTCCCAAGGTGCGGCCGCACGTCAGGAAGGCGAAGTTACCCTGTTTGCCGGTTTGGACAATGTGCGCTTTAAGCGCCCTGTGCTGCCGGGCGACCAATTGGTGTTTGAAGTCGAACTGCTGGCGCACAAGCGCGGCATCGGCAAATTCCACGCCGTCGCCAAAGTGGACGGCCAATTGGCCTGTGAGGCCGATATTATGTGCGCCCAACGGCAGGCCTCATAA
- a CDS encoding OmpH family outer membrane protein, translated as MTNNRVIRWGAALLFGSLLSGSVWAESIQKLGFINTERVWRESRQAQSIEKTLEREFSGRRQALEKIEREGLALEKRVAAEKDAVRRSSLLAKLDAMSREYRIKQAELDEDYNLRRNEEFAALQQNANRVIIDLAKKDGYDLILQDVVFINGKFDITDEVIREMNR; from the coding sequence ATGACAAACAACCGTGTAATCCGTTGGGGCGCCGCCCTGCTGTTCGGCAGCCTGCTGTCGGGCAGCGTGTGGGCGGAGAGTATCCAGAAGCTCGGTTTTATCAACACCGAGCGCGTATGGCGTGAATCGCGGCAGGCGCAGAGCATCGAAAAAACATTGGAGCGCGAGTTTTCCGGCCGCCGTCAGGCACTGGAAAAAATCGAACGGGAAGGCTTGGCTTTAGAAAAGCGGGTTGCGGCGGAAAAAGATGCGGTACGCCGCAGCAGCCTTTTGGCGAAGCTGGACGCAATGAGCCGGGAATACCGCATCAAACAGGCTGAGCTTGATGAAGACTATAACCTGCGCCGTAACGAAGAGTTTGCCGCTTTGCAGCAAAACGCCAACCGCGTGATTATCGATCTGGCGAAAAAAGACGGCTACGATCTGATTTTGCAGGATGTGGTTTTCATCAACGGCAAATTCGACATTACCGACGAAGTCATCCGCGAAATGAACCGGTGA
- the rplU gene encoding 50S ribosomal protein L21, translating into MYAVVKTGGKQYKVTVGEKLKVEQIPAELDSQIELNEVLMIADGESVKVGAPFIEGAKVTAKVVAHGRHDKVRIFKMRRRKHYQKRQGHRQNFTQIEIVAIA; encoded by the coding sequence ATGTACGCGGTCGTAAAAACCGGCGGTAAACAATACAAAGTTACCGTTGGCGAAAAATTGAAAGTAGAACAGATACCTGCCGAACTCGACAGCCAAATCGAACTGAACGAAGTTTTGATGATTGCTGACGGCGAATCTGTAAAAGTAGGCGCACCTTTTATCGAAGGCGCGAAAGTAACGGCCAAAGTGGTTGCCCACGGCCGTCACGACAAAGTCCGCATTTTCAAAATGCGCCGTCGCAAGCACTACCAAAAACGTCAGGGCCACCGCCAAAATTTCACCCAAATCGAAATCGTGGCCATCGCCTGA
- the rpmA gene encoding 50S ribosomal protein L27, whose product MASKKAGGSTRNGRDSEAKRLGVKAYGNELIPAGSIIIRQRGTRFHAGDNVGMGKDHTLFAKVDGYVEFAVKGRLNRKTVSVRPYTGAEE is encoded by the coding sequence ATGGCAAGTAAAAAAGCTGGCGGCAGCACCCGCAACGGCCGCGATTCGGAAGCCAAACGTCTGGGTGTCAAAGCCTACGGCAACGAACTGATTCCGGCAGGTTCCATCATTATCCGCCAACGCGGTACCCGTTTTCATGCCGGCGACAATGTCGGTATGGGTAAAGACCACACTTTGTTCGCCAAAGTGGACGGTTATGTCGAATTTGCCGTTAAAGGCCGTCTGAACCGTAAAACAGTCAGCGTCCGTCCCTACACCGGCGCGGAAGAATAA
- the rseP gene encoding RIP metalloprotease RseP, with protein sequence MLTLIAFLTAILLLVSLHEFGHYIVARWCGVKVVRFSVGFGKPFLRRKRGDTEWCLAPVPLGGYVKMVDTREGNVAPEDLPYAFDKQHPAKKIAIVAAGPLTNLLLAVLLYTASFSLGVTEIRPYVGTVEPAGVAAGAGFAAGDKIRSVNGKSVAEWSEAQTEIVMNLEAGRVEVAVETAAGQPAVRVIDIAGTPAAENVIKNQGFIGMSPYKITTVLAEVVEQGAAAKAGLRAGDKLVSAGGREIGDWREWVALLRESPGKKLNIGYERGGERLSADLRPNSVELPDGTLIGQAGIRPQADETWAAQVRREYRPTVGEAVQMGWARMSSYAGMTVRFFGRLITGQASPRHISGPLTIADVAGQTAGLGVQAYLEFLALVSVSLGILNLLPVPVLDGGHLVYYTAEWLRGRPLSERVQAAGMRIGMMLMLMLMFLAFFNDITRLFG encoded by the coding sequence TTGCTGACCCTGATTGCTTTTTTAACCGCCATTTTGCTGTTGGTGAGCCTGCACGAATTCGGCCACTATATCGTCGCGCGCTGGTGCGGCGTGAAGGTGGTGCGTTTTTCCGTGGGCTTCGGCAAGCCGTTTCTGCGCAGAAAGCGCGGCGATACGGAGTGGTGTCTGGCACCGGTTCCGCTGGGCGGTTATGTGAAGATGGTGGATACGCGCGAGGGCAATGTCGCGCCCGAAGACCTGCCTTATGCTTTCGACAAACAGCATCCGGCCAAAAAAATCGCCATCGTAGCGGCCGGTCCGCTGACCAATCTGCTGCTGGCCGTGCTGCTTTATACGGCGAGTTTTTCACTGGGCGTTACCGAAATCCGCCCGTATGTCGGCACGGTCGAACCGGCCGGAGTGGCGGCCGGTGCGGGCTTTGCCGCCGGCGACAAAATTCGCAGCGTGAACGGCAAAAGCGTGGCCGAATGGAGTGAAGCGCAAACCGAAATCGTGATGAATTTGGAGGCGGGGCGCGTGGAAGTGGCGGTGGAAACAGCAGCCGGCCAGCCCGCCGTGCGCGTGATCGATATTGCCGGTACGCCTGCTGCCGAAAACGTGATTAAAAACCAGGGTTTTATCGGCATGAGCCCATATAAAATCACGACTGTGCTGGCCGAAGTGGTCGAGCAGGGAGCGGCGGCCAAAGCCGGACTGCGCGCGGGCGACAAACTGGTGTCGGCCGGGGGCAGGGAAATCGGCGATTGGCGCGAATGGGTGGCACTGCTGCGGGAGAGTCCCGGCAAAAAACTGAATATCGGTTATGAACGCGGTGGCGAGCGGCTGTCTGCCGACTTGCGCCCCAATTCGGTGGAACTGCCGGACGGAACACTCATCGGGCAGGCGGGCATCCGGCCGCAGGCAGATGAAACATGGGCGGCGCAGGTTCGCCGCGAATACCGGCCGACGGTGGGCGAAGCCGTTCAGATGGGTTGGGCGCGCATGAGCAGTTATGCCGGTATGACGGTCCGGTTTTTCGGCCGTCTGATAACGGGGCAGGCTTCGCCCCGGCATATTTCCGGCCCGCTCACCATTGCCGATGTGGCCGGGCAAACCGCCGGATTGGGCGTGCAGGCTTATTTGGAGTTTTTGGCATTGGTCAGCGTGAGCCTGGGCATTTTGAATTTACTGCCCGTTCCGGTGTTGGACGGCGGACACTTGGTGTATTATACCGCCGAATGGCTGCGCGGCCGTCCGTTGAGCGAGCGCGTTCAGGCGGCCGGTATGCGCATCGGCATGATGCTGATGCTGATGCTGATGTTTCTGGCCTTTTTTAACGATATAACCCGTTTGTTTGGATAG
- the bamA gene encoding outer membrane protein assembly factor BamA, with translation MKLKKLTVTLMALGLSPLALADFTIQDIRIEGLQHTEPATVFTYLPVKVGDTFSDSKGGEIIQNLYATGMFDDVRVETMGSQVLLTVVERPVISGLTVSGGKLIQNDAVQKSLSNFGLGQSQPFNQATLNSAVAALKEEYRKQGKYDVEITPTVSRLARNRVAVDLAINEGETTTISDIDFEGNERYSDRQLRNQMSLSESGMWTWLTKSNRFAEDKFRQDLSRLTDFYNNNGYFDFRIVDTEIGEGDKPNRQKIKITVHEGGRYRWGQVRIEGDTREVPKADLEKLLKMKEGKWYDRSQMVDSISAIQRVLGSAGYAFSEINVMPQPRDGVVDFVLLIDPGRKVYVNQIQISGNNKTRDEVIRRELRQMEAAPFDQSKIDRSKERVELLGYFDNVQFDARPVAGTPDQVDVAVSVNERSTGSIDLSAGWVQDTGLVLSLGVAQDNLFGTGKSVSARMSRSSTTQNASLSFTEPYFTPDGVSMGYDIYGRVYDPRKAGSTSSQQYKTTTIGTGIRMGVPVTEYDRINFGLGAERLGVNTYKGAPKRYRDFIRQYGKGVDGVGKFQGWIMKGNIGWGRNKTDSALWPTRGYMTDVSLNAGLPGGDLQYYSLTHNQRWFFPLSRDFTLMLGGQVGYANGYGKTKELPFFENFYGGGLGSVRGYESSTLGPKVYDADGSKISYGGNKMAAATAELLFPFPGVKDSRTVRLSLFADAGSVWDGKTYTSADSDNGRSVYGRNHQSTFKEELRYSAGAALTWLSPLGPIKLSYAYPIKKKDTDEIQRFQFQLGTTF, from the coding sequence ATGAAATTGAAAAAACTTACCGTTACCCTGATGGCGTTGGGCCTTTCTCCTTTGGCACTGGCGGATTTTACCATTCAGGACATCCGCATAGAGGGTTTGCAGCATACCGAACCGGCCACTGTGTTCACCTATCTGCCGGTAAAAGTCGGCGACACGTTCAGCGACAGCAAAGGCGGCGAAATCATTCAAAATCTGTATGCGACGGGTATGTTTGACGATGTGCGTGTCGAAACCATGGGCAGCCAGGTTTTACTGACGGTGGTCGAACGTCCCGTTATCAGCGGCCTGACTGTCAGCGGCGGCAAGCTGATTCAGAACGATGCCGTTCAGAAAAGTTTGAGCAATTTCGGCTTGGGACAGTCCCAGCCGTTCAATCAGGCCACCTTAAACAGCGCGGTGGCCGCATTGAAAGAAGAATACCGCAAGCAGGGTAAATACGATGTCGAAATCACGCCCACCGTCAGCCGCCTGGCGCGCAACCGTGTGGCGGTGGATTTGGCCATTAACGAGGGGGAAACCACTACTATTTCGGACATCGATTTCGAGGGTAACGAGCGTTATTCCGACCGCCAGCTGCGCAACCAAATGTCGCTGAGCGAGAGCGGTATGTGGACCTGGCTGACCAAAAGCAACCGCTTTGCCGAAGACAAATTCCGCCAAGACCTTTCCCGCCTGACCGATTTCTACAACAACAACGGCTATTTCGATTTCCGCATTGTCGATACCGAAATCGGCGAAGGCGACAAACCGAACCGGCAGAAAATCAAAATAACCGTCCATGAAGGCGGACGTTACCGCTGGGGGCAGGTGCGTATAGAAGGCGATACGCGCGAAGTACCGAAAGCGGATTTGGAAAAACTGCTGAAAATGAAAGAAGGCAAATGGTACGACCGCTCGCAAATGGTGGACAGCATCAGTGCCATTCAACGCGTATTGGGCAGTGCGGGCTACGCATTCAGCGAAATCAACGTGATGCCGCAGCCGCGCGACGGTGTCGTCGATTTTGTCCTGCTGATTGATCCGGGCCGCAAGGTTTACGTCAATCAAATCCAGATTTCGGGCAACAACAAAACACGCGACGAAGTCATCCGCCGCGAACTGCGCCAAATGGAAGCGGCGCCGTTCGACCAGTCTAAAATCGACCGTTCCAAAGAACGGGTGGAACTGTTGGGCTATTTCGACAATGTGCAGTTTGATGCACGGCCGGTAGCGGGTACGCCCGATCAGGTTGATGTGGCGGTCAGTGTGAACGAGCGCTCTACGGGATCAATCGATTTGAGTGCGGGCTGGGTGCAGGATACGGGTCTGGTGTTGTCACTCGGCGTGGCTCAGGACAATCTGTTCGGAACCGGCAAATCGGTTTCTGCACGTATGTCGCGCAGCAGCACCACACAAAACGCCTCGCTGTCGTTTACCGAACCCTATTTCACGCCTGACGGTGTCAGCATGGGTTACGACATCTACGGCCGCGTTTATGATCCGCGCAAAGCCGGTTCCACCAGTTCCCAGCAGTATAAAACCACCACCATCGGCACCGGTATCCGCATGGGTGTTCCGGTTACAGAATACGACCGCATCAATTTCGGATTGGGTGCCGAACGCTTGGGGGTAAACACCTATAAGGGAGCGCCCAAGCGCTATCGCGACTTTATCCGCCAATACGGCAAGGGTGTCGACGGTGTGGGCAAATTCCAAGGCTGGATTATGAAGGGCAATATCGGCTGGGGGCGCAACAAAACCGACAGCGCGCTGTGGCCGACACGCGGCTATATGACCGATGTCAGCCTGAATGCGGGACTGCCCGGCGGCGATCTGCAATATTACAGTCTGACGCACAACCAACGCTGGTTTTTCCCGCTTTCGCGCGACTTTACCCTGATGCTGGGCGGGCAGGTGGGTTATGCCAACGGTTACGGCAAAACCAAAGAACTGCCGTTTTTTGAAAACTTCTACGGCGGCGGTTTGGGTTCGGTACGCGGTTATGAAAGCAGCACGCTCGGTCCCAAAGTGTATGATGCCGACGGCAGCAAAATCAGCTACGGCGGCAATAAAATGGCAGCCGCCACCGCAGAGCTGCTGTTCCCCTTCCCGGGCGTGAAAGACAGCCGGACCGTGCGCCTGAGCCTGTTTGCCGATGCCGGCAGCGTGTGGGACGGCAAAACCTACACCTCAGCCGACAGCGACAACGGCCGCAGCGTTTACGGTCGCAACCACCAATCGACTTTCAAAGAAGAGTTGCGCTATTCTGCCGGTGCGGCGCTGACCTGGCTCTCGCCCCTGGGGCCGATTAAATTGAGCTACGCTTATCCGATCAAGAAAAAAGATACCGACGAAATCCAGCGTTTCCAATTCCAACTGGGTACGACATTTTAA
- the rnhB gene encoding ribonuclease HII has protein sequence MDTADHISPFVPAAGVDEAGRGPLAGSVFAAAVILPPVYDLPGLTDSKKLSEKKRDTLAVQIKQQAVAWCVAQADVGEIARLNILHATLLAMRRAVAGLGGQAQYAWIDGNRIPPDLGIPAQAVVQGDRTIPAVSAASVLAKTARDAQMYALAERFPQYGFDKHKGYGTAQHLAALRRYGALPEHRCGFAPVRTILAQGRLFADGAEAV, from the coding sequence ATGGATACAGCCGACCACATTTCCCCTTTTGTGCCGGCGGCCGGTGTGGACGAAGCCGGACGCGGCCCTTTGGCGGGCAGCGTATTTGCCGCCGCCGTGATTCTGCCGCCCGTGTACGATTTGCCGGGTTTGACCGATTCCAAAAAACTCAGCGAAAAAAAGCGCGATACTCTGGCGGTTCAGATTAAACAGCAGGCCGTAGCGTGGTGTGTGGCACAGGCCGATGTCGGAGAAATCGCCCGCCTGAATATCCTGCACGCCACCCTGCTGGCGATGCGGCGCGCTGTGGCCGGCTTGGGCGGACAGGCACAATATGCGTGGATAGACGGCAACCGCATTCCGCCCGATTTGGGCATACCGGCCCAAGCCGTGGTACAGGGCGACCGCACCATTCCCGCCGTTTCCGCCGCTTCCGTCCTGGCCAAAACCGCGCGCGATGCGCAAATGTATGCGCTGGCCGAACGCTTTCCCCAATACGGCTTCGACAAGCATAAAGGCTACGGTACGGCACAACATTTGGCCGCACTGCGCCGTTACGGCGCACTGCCCGAACACCGGTGCGGTTTTGCGCCGGTGCGCACGATATTGGCACAAGGCCGCCTGTTTGCCGACGGGGCAGAGGCCGTCTGA
- a CDS encoding Bax inhibitor-1 family protein — protein MRNDVYDYTGSRTVSQSSVLRKTYALLAASFVPCALGAYAAAATGFNLAAVGGNRWIGLIAMFAFFYGMIFLIERNRYSNLGAGLLMVFTFGMGALISPLLQYSLNISGGGALVGTAAVMTAAVFAVMSLMARSDKVNTQSLGRFLTIGVIVLMIAIVANLFLQLPALSLTIASGFVVFSSLMIMWQTRTVIEGGETSHISAALTIFISIYNLFSSLLQILLSFAGGDD, from the coding sequence ATGCGCAATGATGTTTACGATTACACCGGCAGCCGCACTGTCAGCCAAAGCAGCGTGCTGCGCAAAACCTATGCCCTTTTGGCCGCTTCTTTCGTTCCCTGCGCGCTGGGTGCTTATGCGGCCGCCGCTACCGGCTTCAACTTGGCTGCCGTCGGCGGCAACCGCTGGATCGGCCTGATTGCCATGTTCGCCTTTTTCTACGGCATGATTTTCCTGATTGAGCGCAACCGGTACAGCAATCTGGGCGCCGGCCTGCTGATGGTGTTTACCTTCGGCATGGGCGCGCTGATTTCGCCGCTGCTGCAATACTCGCTCAATATTTCCGGCGGCGGTGCGCTGGTCGGCACGGCAGCCGTGATGACGGCAGCCGTTTTCGCCGTCATGTCCCTGATGGCGCGCAGCGATAAAGTCAATACCCAAAGCCTCGGCCGTTTTCTCACCATCGGCGTCATTGTGCTGATGATCGCCATCGTGGCTAACCTGTTCCTGCAACTGCCCGCCCTGAGCCTGACCATTGCTTCGGGCTTTGTGGTTTTCAGCTCGCTGATGATTATGTGGCAGACACGCACTGTGATTGAAGGCGGCGAAACCAGCCACATCAGTGCCGCACTGACCATCTTTATTTCCATCTACAACCTGTTCAGCAGCCTGCTGCAAATCCTGCTGTCTTTTGCCGGCGGCGACGATTAA
- the lpxD gene encoding UDP-3-O-(3-hydroxymyristoyl)glucosamine N-acyltransferase — MHTFTLSEIVARLGGSRHGEDIAVTGVRPLAEAGHSHIGFLANPKYKADVARSAAGAVIVSEQAAAEFPGRNLIVTADPYLYFARVARLFAPAAEAFPGIHPSAVIEAGAQVPASCEIGAHVYIGADTVLGEGCRILAGCVIEHGCTLGDKVLLHPNVTVYHGCTLGNRVEIHSGAVIGADGFGLAFAGDSWLKIPQTGAVVLGDDVEIGSNSNIDRGAMSDTVIGQGTKIDNQVQIGHNCRIGRHTVIAAQTGISGSVTVGDYCIFGGGVGTVGHIEIADKTTIGGGSSITHSIKESGRHIGGPYPMQSHKEWARNAVHIRHLNEMNRRIKALEARLGAQEHDTADGENGRAV; from the coding sequence ATGCACACATTCACGCTTTCAGAAATCGTTGCCCGGCTGGGCGGCTCGCGTCACGGCGAAGACATCGCCGTAACGGGCGTGCGCCCGCTGGCCGAGGCCGGACACAGCCATATCGGCTTTCTGGCCAACCCCAAATACAAAGCGGACGTCGCCCGCAGTGCGGCCGGAGCCGTGATTGTCTCGGAGCAAGCAGCGGCGGAGTTTCCCGGCCGTAATCTGATTGTCACCGCTGATCCTTATCTGTATTTTGCCCGTGTGGCACGCCTGTTCGCACCCGCAGCCGAAGCCTTCCCCGGCATACACCCCAGTGCGGTAATCGAAGCGGGTGCGCAAGTGCCTGCCAGTTGCGAAATCGGCGCGCACGTCTATATCGGCGCAGATACCGTGCTGGGCGAGGGCTGCCGTATTTTGGCCGGCTGCGTGATCGAACACGGCTGTACGCTAGGCGATAAGGTACTGCTGCACCCCAATGTTACGGTTTACCACGGCTGCACCTTGGGCAACCGTGTGGAAATCCATTCCGGTGCCGTGATCGGGGCAGACGGTTTCGGCTTGGCTTTTGCCGGTGATTCTTGGCTGAAAATCCCGCAAACCGGTGCGGTGGTATTGGGCGACGATGTCGAAATCGGTTCCAACAGCAATATCGACCGCGGTGCGATGAGCGATACCGTGATCGGGCAGGGAACCAAAATCGACAATCAGGTACAGATCGGCCACAACTGCCGCATCGGCCGCCATACCGTGATTGCCGCACAGACCGGTATTTCCGGCAGCGTAACCGTGGGCGATTACTGTATTTTCGGCGGCGGTGTAGGAACAGTCGGCCACATCGAAATCGCCGACAAAACCACCATCGGCGGCGGCAGCAGCATTACCCACAGCATCAAAGAAAGCGGCCGGCACATCGGCGGACCGTACCCGATGCAGAGCCATAAAGAATGGGCGCGCAATGCCGTGCATATCCGGCATCTGAACGAGATGAACCGGCGGATTAAAGCACTCGAAGCCCGTTTGGGCGCGCAGGAACACGATACTGCCGACGGTGAAAACGGCCGGGCCGTCTGA